One Psychrobacillus glaciei genomic region harbors:
- a CDS encoding GNAT family N-acetyltransferase has protein sequence MLLRYKKAFEKISMGLLSFMPQEKDVKKLLETIHQYETDPNWHLFLWKREEDLVGIVGVRMQDSNGIIQHISVNPSHRGEGIGKEMIQNLPSILHTTSIQPSDDTKSFFEKCQMENEEE, from the coding sequence ATGTTGCTACGATATAAAAAAGCATTTGAGAAAATTTCTATGGGGCTTCTTTCTTTCATGCCTCAAGAAAAAGACGTAAAAAAGTTATTAGAAACAATTCATCAGTATGAAACTGATCCGAATTGGCACTTGTTCCTATGGAAAAGGGAAGAGGATTTAGTAGGGATAGTTGGCGTTCGAATGCAGGATTCAAATGGAATCATTCAGCATATATCGGTTAATCCTTCTCATCGTGGGGAAGGTATTGGGAAAGAAATGATTCAAAATTTGCCATCTATTTTACATACAACATCTATTCAACCATCAGATGATACAAAATCTTTTTTTGAAAAATGTCAAATGGAAAATGAAGAGGAATGA
- a CDS encoding DUF309 domain-containing protein, with translation MHPTFHPNFVQFLKEFNETTDYFECHEVLEDYWKEVAPRQKVHPLTALILMSTSMYHWRRGNMTGAIKTMSTSIKRLIQTSDSSFFETIDYEQILQATTISLALMQKASAFQAFSIQIKDSKLQTLVNKRRIENREALDYLIHKHMLRDRSEILEEREKSKKRRDDRC, from the coding sequence TTGCATCCTACATTCCATCCTAATTTTGTACAATTTCTAAAAGAATTTAATGAAACCACCGATTATTTTGAGTGCCACGAAGTGTTAGAAGATTATTGGAAAGAGGTTGCTCCAAGACAAAAAGTTCATCCCTTAACGGCTTTAATACTTATGTCCACTAGTATGTATCATTGGCGAAGAGGAAATATGACAGGCGCAATTAAAACAATGAGTACGAGTATCAAACGATTAATCCAAACAAGTGATTCTTCTTTTTTTGAAACAATTGACTATGAACAAATTCTGCAAGCTACAACTATCTCGCTTGCGCTCATGCAAAAAGCGAGTGCATTTCAAGCCTTTTCCATTCAGATTAAAGATTCCAAATTACAGACTTTAGTGAACAAAAGAAGGATCGAAAATAGAGAAGCGTTAGATTATCTTATCCATAAGCATATGCTAAGAGATCGTTCAGAAATACTTGAAGAACGAGAAAAAAGCAAAAAAAGAAGAGATGACAGATGTTAA
- a CDS encoding segregation/condensation protein A, producing the protein MSYEVKTEAFEGPLDLLLHLINRLEIDIYDIKMAEITSQYMEHIHTMRVLELNEASEYLVMAATLLSIKSKMLLPIHQDEEMEGDFDISFDDPRDELVIKLIEYKKYKEAAGSLHEMEESRNLFYTRPPADLSGFQDNQPVALFELDVNVYDMLGAFQKMLRRKQLNAPLQTRISKQEVSIRDQMKSVISTLKQSGGKLSFYDLFPSRDNGTIVITFLSILELMKRQIVQVEQKSNFEELFVLLRKEDIESEFDDKLIE; encoded by the coding sequence ATGTCGTATGAAGTTAAGACAGAGGCGTTTGAAGGACCTCTTGATTTATTATTGCATTTAATAAATCGTTTGGAAATAGATATATATGATATTAAAATGGCGGAAATCACTTCACAGTATATGGAGCATATACACACCATGCGAGTGCTAGAGCTAAATGAAGCTAGTGAATACTTAGTGATGGCAGCAACTTTATTGTCCATTAAAAGTAAAATGCTTCTTCCAATTCATCAAGATGAGGAAATGGAAGGCGATTTTGATATTTCCTTTGATGATCCTAGGGATGAGTTAGTAATAAAGTTAATTGAATATAAAAAGTATAAAGAAGCTGCTGGTAGCTTACATGAAATGGAGGAATCTCGTAATCTATTTTACACAAGACCTCCTGCAGACTTGAGTGGCTTTCAAGATAATCAGCCAGTTGCTTTGTTCGAACTAGATGTTAATGTGTATGATATGTTAGGTGCTTTTCAGAAAATGCTCCGTAGGAAGCAATTAAATGCGCCACTTCAAACTAGAATTAGTAAACAAGAAGTTTCGATAAGAGATCAAATGAAAAGTGTGATCTCTACTTTAAAACAAAGTGGAGGAAAATTATCTTTTTATGATTTATTTCCGTCAAGAGATAATGGGACAATAGTCATCACATTTTTATCAATACTCGAACTAATGAAGCGTCAAATTGTTCAAGTAGAACAAAAAAGTAATTTTGAAGAATTATTTGTTCTATTGC